A genomic region of Fusarium falciforme chromosome 4, complete sequence contains the following coding sequences:
- a CDS encoding Conserved oligomeric Golgi complex subunit 5, with product MAADPTADEEPSYIDYETFLDPDFSPASFANSLVVSTNNPNDTPLDLSTPLSRVLFDAQEIDSHIDVLTTRSAVPLLNYTQQQTQASKHIVAELDGQIKSLNDSYRQLEKEVIDKHAEADEVRLVALRLWETLKLGRSVGRCLQLGRQLEVQHSELELPGNGSGTSGKEDHRALVRCAYTILSLREVLDRKAPGEEGFGLNRVDTVRSLQDTVITPIERSVRERAERIIREFSVQSVSTFAQVDETKSRTVSALTTLYLLSPTLGFKPEKWTPRLLLQALETYIRSALQASITALSRSLGQLPTLEKSLTEVMAKCQNIVSLEAVLESTKPPSHPLLPAANQPSQTNLLQFLLAHLETGSLASFFWRTMASSLATRVQDIVNRGGVVARTLRTNKNTVGDAIRQAVVKGSQLHSALAGPKARTKADANWDREVAVMVGSVVNNLGR from the coding sequence ATGGCGGCAGACCCTACAGCGGACGAGGAGCCCTCGTACATCGACTACGAAACCTTTCTTGATCCTGATTTCTCCCCCGCTTCCTTTGCCAACTCGCTCGTTGTCTCGACCAACAACCCCAACGACACGCCCCTCGACCTCTCCACGCCTCTATCACGCGTTCTTTTCGATGCCCAAGAGATTGACTCGCATATCGACGTCCTGACGACTCGCTCGGCTGTGCCGCTGCTCAACTACACCCAGCAACAGACCCAAGCTTCCAAGCATATCGTCGCCGAGTTGGATGGCCAAATCAAGAGTCTCAACGACAGTTACCGCCAACTCGAGAAGGAGGTTATCGATAAGCATGCTGAGGCCGACGAAGTTCGACTTGTGGCTCTGAGGCTGTGGGAGACCCTGAAGCTTGGTCGATCAGTTGGACGCTGTCTGCAGCTTGGGCGACAGCTGGAGGTCCAGCACTCGGAGCTTGAACTGCCTGGAAACGGATCTGGAACGTCTGGCAAGGAAGATCATCGAGCTCTTGTACGATGCGCCTACACCATCCTGTCGCTTCGGGAGGTTCTTGACCGCAAGGCCCCAGGTGAGGAGGGGTTCGGGCTGAACCGAGTCGACACGGTCAGAAGCCTGCAGGACACCGTCATTACACCAATCGAACGATCAGTCCGTGAACGTGCGGAGAGGATCATACGCGAGTTCTCGGTCCAGTCCGTTTCAACCTTTGCTCAGGTCGACGAGACCAAGTCTAGGACTGTGTCTGCTCTGACTACCCTGTATCTCTTGTCGCCAACTCTTGGCTTCAAGCCTGAGAAGTGGACTCCGCGACTACTCCTCCAGGCTCTCGAGACGTATATCCGTTCGGCGCTGCAGGCAAGCATCACTGCTCTGTCTCGATCTCTGGGCCAGCTGCCGACGTTGGAAAAGTCGTTGACCGAAGTAATGGCCAAGTGTCAGAACATTGTCTCTCTTGAGGCTGTGCTCGAGTCAACAAAACCGCCAAGTCATCCCTTGCTCCCAGCTGCTAACCAGCCGAGCCAAACAAATCTTCTTCAGTTCCTCCTCGCACATCTCGAGACAGGGAGCCTTGCGTCGTTTTTCTGGAGGACAATGGCTAGCAGCCTTGCTACGCGTGTCCAGGATATTGTGAACCGAGGAGGTGTGGTGGCTAGGACTCTCCGCACAAACAAGAACACAGTCGGCGACGCAATCCGCCAAGCTGTAGTCAAGGGGTCACAACTACACAGCGCCCTCGCCGGGCCCAAGGCAAGGACAAAGGCGGATGCGAATTGGGATCGGGAGGTGGCCGTCATGGTGGGAAGTGTTGTAAACAACTTGGGTCGCTGA
- a CDS encoding Ferric oxidoreductase domain-containing protein, with amino-acid sequence MLLSNALAAAALLLPAAVSATELLDGYGRESFSLPCGWGCRYAMPSNLDCPEYAGMTPEEKAEQYPSAACMANDTSYLTSFAWCINSYCPKTIKSYKILKFWETDMIYGQEEPGVVLRYSYADALKLVDPKKPPKPMNATIETVFNRTISISPEEYEANMNGVKGYKAVGKNESTYSLLVFLSGVVMPVGFSLLRLLPFPAKLRSRFYAFFIDPPAWGRKHSVPVLGLGFIPTRGQMIFITYLIGINLAACFAGFPRYSPNAIFPDRRYELMRHMGNRAGAIAFANIPLVILYGGRNSLLLWMTNWSHSTFLLLHRWVATICTLQVCLHSLLWLRIMVEAGSHSLASKQPYWYWGIIGTLSFSLLIPLSVYHFRKIAYEVFLIGHIFLAIMAIVGSWYHIWKLYEGTGGFDIWLYIAISIWSFDRFLRIVRVSKHGIKRAYVTRIDDEYIRVDVPGVDCHGYCYAYFPTVSWRMWENHPFSVVGCNPGHPRNDPHSTSHSDSEGPSLSSPTSVTDAAAKESGIVQRTRTIATRNGQHGITFFVRPHSGLTKLLAKKCGVEAGIPVLIEGTYGHEGKTYLQGNDGHFAPTPEYPNILCIAGGVGVTAVLPALNSSLSLYAPMGTTKLYWGIRGRGLVDSIQSMMMGVGEVTDTKWGHIEPHITVGSRMNVRQILEEELEHAVGGTTVVACGPLAMVDDVRYTCAALARHGTVVRYIEEACTW; translated from the exons ATGTTGCTTTCCAATGCActcgcggcggcggcgctgCTTCTACCCGCAGCCGTCTCCGCAACTGAGCTCCTCGACGGTTATGGTAGGGAGTCGTTCAGTCTCCCCTGCGGCTGGGGATGCCGCTACGCCATGCCTTCAAACCTCGACTGCCCCGAGTACGCGGGCATGACGCCcgaggaaaaggccgagcAGTATCCCTCTGCTGCCTGTATGGCCAACGACACTTCTTACCTGACGTCCTTCGCCTGGTGCATCAACTCGTACTgccccaagaccatcaagagCTACAAGATCCTCAAGTTCTGGGAGACGGACATGATCTACGGGCAGGAAGAGCCCGGAGTCGTGCTGCGGTACTCGTACGCCGACGCCCTCAAGCTCGtcgaccccaagaagccCCCGAAGCCGATGAACGCAACCATCGAGACTGTCTTTAACCGCACCATCTCGATTAGCCCCGAGGAGTATGAAGCCAACATGAACGGTGTCAAGGGTTACAAGGCCGTTGGCAAGAACGAATCCACGTACAG tctcctcgtcttcctctccGGAGTCGTCATGCCCGTCggcttctctctcctccgtctGCTCCCCTTCCCGGCGAAGCTTCGAAGCCGCTTCTACGCATTCTTTATCGACCCCCCGGCCTGGGGACGCAAGCACAGCGTGCCAGTCCTGGGCCTCGGCTTCATCCCCACCCGCGGGCAGATGATCTTCATCACGTATCTCATCGGCATAAACCTCGCCGCTTGCTTTGCTGGCTTCCCGCGCTACTCTCCCAACGCCATCTTCCCCGACCGTAGATATGAGCTCATGAGGCACATGGGTAACCGAGCTGGTGCCATCGCCTTTGCCAACATCCCCCTTGTTATCCTGTATGGCGGCCGAAACAGCCTTCTTCTGTGGATGACCAACTGGTCTCACTCGactttcctcctcctccaccgctGGGTTGCCACTATCTGCACGCTCCAGGTCTGTCTGCACTCCCTCCTGTGGCTGCGCATCATGGTTGAGGCCGGCAGCCACTCCCTGGCGTCCAAGCAGCCGTACTGGTACTGGGGCATCATCGGCACCCTGTCCTTCAGTCTGCTCATCCCCCTGTCCGTCTACCACTTCCGGAAGATCGCATATGAGGTGTTCCTGATTGGGcacatcttcctcgccatcatggccattgtTGGTTCGTGGTACCACATCTGGAAGCTGTACGAGGGAACTGGCGGCTTCGACATCTGGCTGTACATCGCCATCTCAATCTGGAGTTTTGATCGTTTCCTCCGCATCGTCCGTGTTAGCAAGCACGGAATCAAGAGGGCCTACGTCACCCGCATTGACGACGAGTACATCCGCGTCGACGTCCCTGGTGTTGACTGCCACGGCTACTGCTACGCCTACTTCCCTACTGTCTCCTGGCGCATGTGGGAGAACCATCCCTTCTCCGTCGTCGGCTGCAACCCTGGCCATCCTCGGAACGACCCGCACTCCACCTCCCACTCTGACAGCGAGGGTCCCTCCCTGTCGTCTCCCACGTCCGTCACTGACGCCGCTGCCAAGGAGTCTGGTATTGTCCAGAGGACCCGTACCATTGCCACCCGAAACGGTCAGCATGGCATCACCTTCTTTGTGCGACCTCACTCTGGCCTCACCAAGCTGCTGGCAAAGAAGTGTGGTGTCGAGGCTGGCATCCCTGTTCTGATCGAGGGCACCTACGGCCACGAGGGCAAGACATACCTCCAGGGCAACGACGGTCACTTTGCTCCCACACCCGAGTACCCCAACATCCTCTGCATCGCCGGTGGTGTCGGTGTCACAGCCGTTCTCCCGGCCCTCAACAGCTCCCTCTCCCTGTACGCTCCCATGGGCACGACCAAGCTGTACTGGGGCATTCGGGGCCGCGGGCTGGTGGACTCGATCCAGAGCATGATGATGGGCGTGGGCGAGGTGACGGACACGAAATGGGGCCACATCGAGCCTCACATCACTGTTGGTTCGCGCATGAATGTGAGACAGatccttgaggaggagctggagcatGCTGTCGGCGGAACCACTGTCGTGGCCTGTGGGCCGCTGGCCATGGTTGACGATGTCCGATATACCTGCGCCGCTCTGGCTCGCCATGGAACCGTGGTCCGATATATCGAGGAGGCCTGCACTTGGTAG